The following are encoded in a window of Spiroplasma tabanidicola genomic DNA:
- the rpsT gene encoding 30S ribosomal protein S20 — protein MANIKSQKKRILTNEKSRLVNKAFRSQVKTAIKKAIVAKAENSADKDQLINTAVSLIDKSVTKSVWKLNKAAREKSRLMK, from the coding sequence ATGGCAAATATTAAATCTCAAAAGAAGAGAATTTTAACTAATGAGAAATCAAGATTAGTTAATAAAGCTTTTAGAAGTCAAGTTAAAACAGCTATTAAAAAGGCTATAGTTGCTAAAGCTGAAAATTCTGCAGATAAAGATCAATTAATTAATACAGCAGTAAGTTTAATTGATAAATCAGTAACTAAATCTGTATGAAAGTTAAATAAGGCAGCAAGAGAAAAATCAAGATTAATGAAATAA
- a CDS encoding IS3 family transposase — protein sequence MNIKINIQFFYLCKLLNITRDSYYSCCKKNKPEYDLKLANNLAYKIKDIFIKHNGIYRMPKIKIIVNNKGVIVSQTKVTRIMKIFKLYSIIRIKKMHRKQNEVKNITHDSIILIGFDLYIQKMSYELQM from the coding sequence ATAAATATAAAAATAAATATACAATTTTTTTATTTATGTAAATTATTAAATATAACTAGAGATAGTTATTATAGCTGTTGCAAAAAAAATAAGCCAGAATATGACTTAAAATTAGCTAATAATTTAGCTTATAAAATAAAAGATATTTTCATTAAACACAATGGAATTTATAGGATGCCAAAAATAAAAATAATTGTGAATAATAAAGGTGTTATAGTTAGTCAAACTAAAGTAACTAGAATAATGAAAATATTTAAACTGTATTCAATTATAAGAATAAAAAAAATGCATAGAAAACAAAATGAAGTTAAAAATATAACACATGACTCAATCATCTTAATAGGATTTGATCTATATATTCAAAAAATGAGTTATGAGTTACAAATGTAA
- the coaE gene encoding dephospho-CoA kinase (Dephospho-CoA kinase (CoaE) performs the final step in coenzyme A biosynthesis.): MKIIGIGGYIGSGKSTLVNYLKDKYNFFVISADLIAKEALKTKVVLNFLIQNIPECVKNNVINTKMLRKIIFNDDQLNDKFVSLVWPVISKKINNILYSTKAINQTYIVEAAVIKGLDINFDLTIFVNKDLQKRIKMVKKRDKANKLEIENISKFQENKAKKLKCDYYIDNNDSLQNLYKRADEIIKNLSTTKD; this comes from the coding sequence ATGAAGATTATTGGTATTGGCGGATATATTGGTAGTGGTAAATCCACTTTGGTAAATTATTTGAAAGATAAATATAATTTTTTTGTAATAAGTGCAGATTTAATTGCAAAAGAAGCATTAAAAACAAAAGTAGTTCTAAATTTTTTAATACAAAACATACCAGAATGCGTGAAAAATAATGTAATAAATACTAAAATGCTAAGAAAAATTATTTTCAATGATGATCAATTAAATGATAAATTCGTCTCATTAGTTTGACCTGTGATAAGTAAAAAAATAAATAATATTTTATATTCAACTAAAGCAATAAACCAAACTTATATAGTGGAAGCTGCTGTTATAAAAGGATTAGACATTAATTTTGATTTAACTATTTTTGTTAATAAAGATTTACAAAAAAGAATAAAGATGGTAAAAAAAAGAGATAAGGCTAATAAATTAGAAATCGAAAATATTTCAAAGTTTCAAGAAAATAAAGCTAAAAAACTTAAATGCGATTATTATATTGATAATAATGACTCTTTACAAAATTTATATAAAAGGGCGGATGAAATAATAAAAAATTTATCAACAACAAAGGACTAG
- a CDS encoding ComEC/Rec2 family competence protein has product MSEVKEKYVILVKGFKQYLVWKGDANFSVGEVVKAVGEVKKLNVYGNFWSFNFNKYLNDKNVNESIEYIKILKVFFKDPRYYFFKLNHSENNLANLLLFQNKSNDEVYKNLINLSLSYLSNISGVYLYLFVVFIKKLISKKYKKNRMLSFISLIFMFFYCYLIGMPPTLLKVLIGFLLNKLKKYFNFNLNKITKLSITWFIVLFINPMYLFNIGFVYCTIAILLLKKYKDRKESTNLIINFIVINLVFIPLNIIYDFKIYWLAQIQEIILLPLFFLSFILSFFFVLPFLNPLLNFDYNLLKFTVIFFSKYNLTSLTGYINFGYIIIYYLSLYFLTKFIIFNKKIKFFLYSMLTFSLIGMYFTNTIINIFSQTIEMLNVGNGNSFMINYNSNIFVIDAGAGVGQNKSTLPDYLKYKGLNKIQSVFISHNHSDHYNSLEQLKKETTIKYIYRNLKKDILVEFDDIKFYIFNEYGNSDENDNSQIIVVKLNNQTFLFTGDASKKREARMLNNSLFLELVKNGVDLYQVGHHGSKTATSDKFVKAIKPKICFISGMKKDKLQFPSKETINTLEDNSCQNYITNGEKSYKYKIKSKKVVEIKKEFI; this is encoded by the coding sequence GTGAGTGAAGTAAAAGAAAAATATGTAATCTTAGTAAAAGGTTTTAAACAATATTTAGTATGAAAAGGGGATGCTAATTTTTCGGTAGGGGAGGTTGTAAAAGCGGTAGGGGAAGTTAAGAAACTCAATGTTTATGGTAACTTTTGAAGTTTCAATTTTAATAAATATTTAAACGATAAGAATGTTAATGAATCTATTGAATATATAAAAATATTAAAAGTATTTTTCAAAGATCCTAGATACTATTTTTTTAAACTAAATCATTCAGAAAATAATTTAGCTAACTTGTTACTTTTTCAAAATAAATCTAATGATGAAGTATATAAAAATTTAATAAACCTAAGTTTAAGCTACTTATCAAATATTTCAGGTGTATATCTGTATTTATTTGTGGTGTTTATTAAAAAATTGATTTCAAAAAAGTATAAAAAAAATAGAATGTTAAGTTTTATCTCACTTATTTTTATGTTTTTTTATTGTTATTTAATAGGAATGCCACCAACCTTGTTAAAAGTTTTAATAGGTTTTTTGTTAAATAAATTAAAAAAATATTTTAACTTTAATTTAAATAAAATTACAAAGCTATCAATAACATGATTCATTGTATTATTTATAAATCCAATGTACTTATTCAATATTGGATTTGTATATTGTACAATAGCCATTTTGTTATTAAAAAAATATAAAGATAGAAAAGAAAGTACTAACTTGATAATAAATTTTATAGTAATTAATCTTGTATTTATTCCTTTGAACATTATTTATGATTTTAAAATTTATTGATTAGCTCAAATACAAGAGATAATTTTGTTGCCATTATTTTTTCTTAGTTTTATATTAAGTTTCTTTTTTGTTTTACCATTTTTAAATCCGCTCCTTAATTTTGACTATAATTTATTAAAGTTTACAGTAATCTTTTTTTCAAAATATAATTTAACATCTTTGACAGGATATATAAATTTTGGTTATATTATCATTTATTATTTAAGTCTCTATTTTTTGACTAAGTTTATTATTTTTAATAAAAAAATAAAATTCTTTTTATATTCAATGTTGACATTTAGTTTAATAGGTATGTATTTTACAAATACTATTATCAATATTTTTAGTCAAACTATCGAAATGCTAAATGTTGGTAATGGAAATTCTTTTATGATTAATTATAATTCAAATATTTTTGTTATTGATGCTGGTGCTGGAGTAGGTCAAAATAAATCAACATTACCGGATTATTTAAAATATAAAGGTTTGAATAAAATTCAAAGTGTATTTATATCTCATAACCATAGTGATCATTATAATTCGTTAGAACAACTCAAAAAAGAAACTACTATAAAATATATTTATAGAAATTTAAAAAAAGATATTTTAGTTGAGTTTGATGATATTAAATTTTATATTTTTAATGAGTATGGTAACTCAGATGAAAATGATAATTCGCAAATTATTGTTGTTAAATTAAATAATCAAACTTTTTTATTTACAGGTGATGCAAGTAAAAAAAGAGAAGCTAGAATGTTAAATAATTCTTTATTTTTAGAACTTGTAAAAAATGGTGTTGATTTATATCAAGTAGGTCATCATGGAAGCAAAACTGCTACAAGTGATAAATTTGTCAAAGCTATTAAACCTAAAATTTGTTTTATTTCAGGTATGAAAAAAGATAAGTTACAATTTCCAAGTAAAGAAACAATTAACACTTTAGAAGATAACAGCTGTCAAAACTATATTACAAATGGTGAAAAATCATATAAATATAAAATTAAATCTAAAAAAGTTGTAGAAATAAAAAAAGAGTTTATTTAA
- a CDS encoding SprT-like domain-containing protein, giving the protein MNEIKIDDIILELTSLHRQLNHLLFNNELKELKINVADNIRSKNKLTKGHFEPRSKWEDEDMQIIIWTLSLNGDPFYVIEVLIHEMVHQWNYQNNIKDVENNGRHNKKFRDVAIKVGLSIPKTIRGEGINDHGKGFNRTSISKDLMKILEKELDFNREVMQFKHQYALDYEPKSYNKRFSYYCACDYYKNVKFTISKKLNILCKDCNVTFKIEQ; this is encoded by the coding sequence ATGAATGAAATAAAAATAGATGATATTATATTAGAATTAACTTCTTTACATAGACAATTAAATCATCTATTGTTCAACAATGAATTAAAAGAATTAAAGATAAACGTAGCTGACAATATTAGATCTAAAAATAAATTAACTAAGGGTCACTTTGAACCACGAAGCAAATGAGAAGATGAAGATATGCAAATTATTATTTGAACTTTATCTTTAAATGGAGACCCTTTTTATGTAATTGAAGTGTTAATTCATGAAATGGTTCATCAATGAAATTATCAAAACAATATTAAAGATGTAGAAAATAATGGAAGGCATAATAAAAAATTTAGAGATGTAGCTATAAAAGTGGGTCTATCAATTCCTAAAACAATAAGAGGAGAAGGAATAAACGATCATGGTAAAGGATTTAATAGAACAAGCATTTCAAAAGATTTAATGAAAATTTTAGAAAAAGAGCTTGATTTCAATAGGGAAGTGATGCAATTTAAACATCAGTACGCACTTGATTATGAACCAAAAAGTTATAATAAAAGATTCAGTTATTATTGTGCATGCGATTACTATAAAAATGTTAAGTTTACAATTAGTAAAAAATTAAATATTTTATGTAAAGACTGTAATGTAACGTTTAAAATAGAACAATAA
- the holA gene encoding DNA polymerase III subunit delta, translated as MFFIYSKDQYLISKQIDKLVKKINVDNDYEIFNYSLIDDSIIEIISQINTYSLFSRKKIIIINDSFFVNENKPQLHKDYDNKYIEKIINNKNPNVDIIFTVKSEKISKKLKIAKLIENNAKTLKVDIPNFDQKYDLVVKKLEKEGLNYNKEAIIYFLDRVIDDVSILVNEVNKLISLNKDITKEVIEDNVFKYYQYNIFELAESFIKNDIKAFLKGWNVYIELNSNMFSFLALLSSQFCLLRNALLLKKMNKNISQISSILNQNPYRVQKLMSENRLDINKINDTIKTLYKLEKNLKNGEIDNKIIPELEFIKLFKREVI; from the coding sequence GTGTTTTTTATTTATTCAAAAGATCAATATTTAATAAGTAAACAAATAGATAAATTAGTAAAAAAAATTAATGTTGATAATGATTATGAAATTTTTAATTACTCTTTAATAGATGATTCGATTATTGAAATTATCAGTCAAATTAATACATATTCACTTTTTTCTAGAAAAAAAATCATTATTATAAATGACAGTTTTTTTGTCAATGAAAATAAACCGCAATTACATAAAGATTATGATAATAAATATATTGAAAAAATTATAAATAATAAAAATCCTAATGTGGATATAATTTTTACAGTAAAAAGTGAAAAAATCTCTAAAAAATTAAAAATAGCAAAGTTGATTGAAAATAATGCAAAAACATTGAAAGTAGATATACCTAATTTTGATCAAAAATATGATTTGGTAGTTAAAAAACTTGAAAAAGAAGGATTAAATTACAATAAAGAAGCTATTATATACTTTTTAGATAGAGTAATTGATGATGTGTCTATTTTAGTTAATGAAGTTAATAAATTGATTAGTTTAAATAAAGATATTACAAAAGAAGTAATAGAAGATAATGTTTTTAAATACTATCAATACAATATTTTTGAATTAGCAGAATCTTTTATAAAAAACGATATAAAAGCTTTTTTAAAAGGTTGAAATGTATATATCGAACTAAACTCTAACATGTTTAGTTTTTTAGCACTATTAAGTAGTCAATTTTGCTTATTGCGGAACGCTTTGTTATTAAAAAAAATGAATAAAAACATTAGTCAAATATCATCAATTTTGAATCAAAACCCCTATAGAGTTCAAAAATTAATGAGTGAAAATAGACTAGATATAAATAAAATAAATGATACAATAAAGACATTATATAAACTAGAAAAAAATTTGAAAAACGGGGAAATTGATAACAAAATAATACCAGAATTAGAATTTATCAAGTTATTTAAAAGAGAGGTAATATAA